The genomic stretch GACACTCGGAGAATGTGATAATCCGAGCGTGAGCAATCCCCGCCACCGCCAGGGAGCCGCGGCCTGACCGCGCTCCCGTCGCTCCTCGGTCGCTGGCTCCACCGGTTCGCGCGTTGTCGCGCGACGGCGGTCGCGGCGTTCCTGGGCGTGCTGTCGATGGTGGGCGCGACGCGCGCCGCCGAGGCGCAGCTCTACGTCTATAGCATCACCAGAACACCATCCGCGCGATCGGCCTCGCGACGGGGCTGCCGGTCACCGTCTACACCGGACTCGTCGGGCGGCCAGAAGGCCTCCCCTCGCGCAGCGGACCACCGAACGACCTCATGGCGTTCATCGCCGGGACCGCGGGCAACGACTCCGTCTTCACCTGGAACCCGAACACGCCGGCGACGGCGCCGGTGTTCCTCGGGCCCCCCGGCGGCGTGCCTACCTCCCGCGCCTGACGTTCGACGCGGCCGGTACACGCTGCACCGCGATGAACACCGCCTCGACGCAGCGCTACACGATCTCGCTCGTGAACGGCGCGGCGACGGTGGCGGGCGGCGCCATCACCGGGATCCCCTCGGGTGGCGGCGACATGGCGTTCGCGCCGAACGGCACGCTCTACGCCGTGATCGGGACGACGGTCTACACCATCCCGCTCGCGGGCGGCGCGGCCACCGGCTTCGCGATCACCGGCATGGCGGGCACGGCCACCGGCGCGGCCTTCGATCGGCAGGGGCGGCTCCTCGTCTCCAACTCGGCGACGAGCTCGATCATCTACTCGGTCCCGCTCGGCGGCGGCGCGGCGACGGCGCTGCTCACCACGGGCTTCGACATCGGCGACCTCGGCAGCGTGCTCGCCGTGGACCTGCGGATCACCAAGTCGCACGTCGGCAACTTCACGCAAGGTCAGACGAACGCGCAGTACACGGTGACCGTGCTCGACTCGGGCAACGTCGCGACGTCGGGCGTGGTGACGATGCTCGACACGCTCCCGGCCGGGCTCACGCCCACGGCGGCGACCGGCACGGGATGGACCTGCGGCATCGTGGGCCAGGTGGTGACCTGCACGCGCTCCGATGCGCTCGCTTCGGGCGGGGCGTACCCCGCGGTCACCATCACCTCGACGGTGAGCGGGACCGCGGCGGCGACGGTCACCAACACGGCGCGCACGAGCGGCGGCACGCAACCGACGGGGCACGGCCTGCTCACGGGCAACGACCTCGCGTCGGACCCGACGACCGTCATCGCGCAGACCGACCTGATCATCGCGAAGTCCCACGGGGAGCTTCACCGTCGGCGTGAACGGCGTGTACTCGCTCGTCGTGACGAACCAGGGTCGATTGGCGAGCGCCGGCACCGTGACGGTGCTCGACACCCTGCCGACGGGGCTGAGCTTCGTCTCGGGAACGGGCGGCGGCTTCGCCTGTGCGGCGGCGGGTCAGGTGGTCACCTGCACCTCGGCGACGGTGATCGCGGCGAACGGTGGCACCTCGACGATCACTCACCGTGGGCGTCGCGGCCGCGGCCGCGACGAGCGTGACCAACCGGGCGCGGGTGTCGGGCGGCGGTGAGCCGGCGACGCTCAACGGCAACAACGTGAGCGCGAACGACGT from Gemmatimonadota bacterium encodes the following:
- a CDS encoding DUF11 domain-containing protein, with protein sequence MNGVYSLVVTNQGRLASAGTVTVLDTLPTGLSFVSGTGGGFACAAAGQVVTCTSATVIAANGGTSTITHRGRRGRGRDERDQPGAGVGRR